One stretch of Orcinus orca chromosome 15, mOrcOrc1.1, whole genome shotgun sequence DNA includes these proteins:
- the SKOR2 gene encoding SKI family transcriptional corepressor 2, giving the protein MASSPLPGPNDILLASPSSAFQPDALSQPRPGHANLKPNQVGQVILYGIPIVSLVIDGQERLCLAQISNTLLKNFSYNEIHNRRVALGITCVQCTPVQLEILRRAGAMPISSRRCGMITKREAERLCKSFLGENRPPKLPDNFAFDVSHECAWGCRGSFIPARYNSSRAKCIKCSYCNMYFSPNKFIFHSHRTPDAKYTQPDAANFNSWRRHLKLTDKSPQDELVFAWEDVKAMFNGGSRKRALPQPGAHPACHPLSSVKVAAVAAAAAVAGGGGLLGPHLLGAPPPPPPPPLAELAGAPHAHHKRPRFEDDDDSLQEAAVVAAASLSAAAASLSVAAASGGAGAGGGGAGGGCVTGVGAGAGAAAGAKGPRSYPVIPVPSKGSFGGVLQKFPGCGGLFPHPYTFPAAAAAFGLCHKKEDAGTAAEALGGAGGAGTAPKAGLSGLFWPAGRKDAFYPPFCMFWPPRTPGGLPVPTYLQPPPQPPSALGCALGESPALLRQAFLDLAEPGGVGGSAEAAPPPGQPPPVVANGPGSGPPPPAGGAGARDALFESPPGGSGGDCSAGSTPPADPGSVSGTGAAAAGAVPVGARVPAPHHPHLLEGRKAGGGSYHHSSAFRPVGGKDDAESLAKLHGASAGAPQSAQAHHHQHQQQPHQHHHHHHPPQPPSPLLLLPPQPDEPGSERHHPAPPPPPPPPPPPPLAPQPHHRGLLSPSGTSCSYPSEDSSEDEDDEEEEQEVDVEGHKPPEGEEEEEESRDPEDDEEEDEETGVLLGDPLVGGGRFLQGRGLSEKGSSRDRPPAAAGAFPLALNSSRLLQEDRKLGDPGGSDLPPPPPPPLACQKSSGGLSSSPGSPVHHPSLEEQPSYKDNQKTKENNQVILSTKDENNFSDKNKEHSFFITDSDASGGDFWRERSGEHTQETNSPHSLRKDVENMGKEELQKVLFEQIDLRRRLEQEFQVLKGNTSFPVFNNFQDQMKRELAYREEMVQQLQIIPYAASLIRKEKLGAHLSKS; this is encoded by the exons ATGGCTTCCAGCCCGCTGCCGGGGCCCAACGACATCCTGCTGGCATCGCCGTCGAGCGCCTTCCAGCCCGACGCGCTGAGCCAGCCGCGGCCGGGCCACGCCAACCTGAAACCCAACCAGGTGGGCCAGGTGATCCTCTACGGCATTCCCATCGTGTCGTTGGTGATCGACGGGCAGGAGCGCCTATGCCTGGCGCAGATCTCCAACACCCTCCTCAAGAACTTCAGCTACAACGAGATTCACAACCGCCGCGTGGCGCTGGGCATCACGTGCGTGCAGTGCACGCCGGTGCAGCTGGAGATTCTGCGACGCGCCGGGGCCATGCCCATCTCATCGCGCCGCTGCGGCATGATCACTAAGCGTGAGGCTGAGCGTTTGTGCAAGTCGTTCCTAGGCGAAAACAGGCCCCCCAAGCTGCCTGACAACTTCGCCTTCGACGTTTCGCACGAATGCGCCTGGGGCTGCCGTGGCAGCTTCATCCCCGCGCGCTACAACAGCTCCCGCGCCAAGTGCATCAAATGCAGCTACTGCAACATGTACTTCTCACCCAACAAGTTCATCTTCCACTCCCACCGTACGCCCGACGCCAAGTACACGCAGCCGGACGCAGCCAACTTCAATTCGTGGCGCCGTCACCTCAAGCTCACTGACAAGAGCCCCCAGGACGAGCTAGTCTTCGCCTGGGAGGACGTCAAGGCCATGTTCAACGGCGGGAGCCGAAAGCGCGCGCTGCCCCAGCCGGGCGCGCATCCCGCCTGCCACCCGCTCAGCTCGGTCAAGGTGGCCGCTGTGGCAGCGGCTGCGGCGGTGGCGGGAGGTGGGGGACTGCTGGGCCCGCACCTGCTGGgggcgcccccgccgccgcccccgccacCTCTGGCCGAGTTGGCGGGCGCGCCGCACGCGCATCACAAGAGGCCGCGCTTCGAAGACGACGACGACTCGCTGCAGGAGGCGGCTGTCGTGGCCGCCGCCAGTCTTTCGGCCGCCGCCGCCAGCCTGTCGGTGGCCGCGGCCTCCGGCGGCGCCGGAGCGGGCGGGGGGGGCGCGGGAGGCGGCTGCGTGACGGGCGTTGGCGCCGGCGCGGGCGCGGCGGCTGGCGCCAAAGGGCCACGCAGCTATCCTGTCATCCCGGTGCCCAGCAAGGGCTCGTTCGGGGGCGTGCTGCAGAAGTTCCCAGGCTGCGGGGGACTCTTCCCGCATCCTTACACCTTCCCGGCTGCAGCAGCCGCCTTCGGATTGTGCCACAAGAAGGAGGACGCGGGCACCGCGGCCGAGGCTCTAGGGGGTGCGGGCGGCGCGGGCACGGCGCCCAAGGCCGGCCTGTCTGGCCTCTTCTGGCCCGCGGGCCGCAAGGACGCCTTTTACCCGCCCTTCTGCATGTTCTGGCCTCCGCGGACCCCGGGCGGACTTCCCGTGCCCACATACCTACAGCCCCCGCCGCAGCCGCCCTCGGCGCTCGGCTGCGCGCTAGGAGAAAGCCCGGCCCTGCTGCGTCAGGCCTTCCTGGACCTGGCCGAGCCTGGCGGCGTGGGCGGGAGCGCCGAAGCGGCACCCCCGCCGGGTCAGCCCCCTCCGGTCGTCGCCAACGGCCCGGGCTCCGGCCCGCCGCCTCctgcgggcggcgcgggcgctcGCGATGCGCTCTTCGAGTCGCCCCCGGGCGGCAGCGGCGGGGACTGCAGTGCGGGCTCCACGCCTCCGGCCGACCCCGGCTCCGTGTCCGGGACTGGGGCCGCTGCCGCCGGAGCGGTCCCCGTGGGTGCCCGAGTGCCCGCGCCCCACCACCCGCACCTCCTGGAGGGGCGCAAAGCCGGAGGAGGCAGCTATCACCATTCCAGCGCCTTCCGGCCGGTGGGCGGCAAGGACGACGCAGAGAGCCTGGCCAAACTGCACGGGGCGTCCGCGGGCGCGCCACAGTCGGCCCAAGCGCATCACCACCAACACCAACAACAACCgcaccaacaccaccaccaccatcatccccCGCAGCCGCCgtcgccgctgctgctgctgcccccgCAGCCCGACGAGCCGGGTTCCGAGCGCCACCAcccggccccgccgccgcccccacccccgcccccgccgcctccGCTGGCCCCGCAGCCGCACCACCGAGGCCTTCTGTCCCCCAGTGGCACCAGCTGCAGCTACCCCAGCGAGGACAGCTCCGAGGACGAGGATGACGAGGAAGAAGAGCAGGAGGTGGACGTGGAGGGCCATAAGCCTCCCGAGggcgaggaagaggaggaggaaagtcgAGACCCCGAGGACGACGAGGAGGAAGACGAGGAGACAGGGGTCCTGCTAGGGGACCCTTTAGTCGGGGGCGGCCGATTCCTCCAGGGCAGAGGGCTGTCGGAGAAGGGGAGCAGCCGGGACCGCCCGCCGGCTGCCGCGGGCGCTTTCCCACTGGCCCTGAACTCCTCCAGGCTGCTGCAGGAGGACAGGAAACTGGGTGACCCCGGCGGCTCGgacctgcccccgcccccgcccccgccgctggCCTGCCAGAAATCAAGCGGCGGCCTTAGCAGCAGCCCGGGCAGCCCGGTCCACCATCCATCACTGGAGGAGCAGCCCTCCTACAAAGAT AATCAGAAAACTAAGGAAAATAACCAAGTAATTTTATCTACAAAGGATGAAAACAACTTTTCAG ATAAGAACAAGGAGCATAGCTTTTTCATCACAGACTCTGATGCTTCCGGAGGAGATTTTTGGAGAGAAAGATCAG